Proteins encoded together in one Mannheimia haemolytica window:
- a CDS encoding Capsule polysaccharide biosynthesis protein, whose translation MEHYLDELINNSQRILLLQGPIGSFFTDFALWLESEKKTVFKLNFNGGDEYFYPNNKANTFPYYENLDSFEDYLIDFCKKHQIDNILCFGDNRYYHKVAKNVCQKLDIIFWAFEEGYFRPEYITLEKWGVNAFSPLQRNSSFFLPYSTLPKLNEPEKVSKGFKKMASKAIFYYWNAYKKRKIYSKYQHHRFINIGYYVNLWTRSAIKRLRYWVHDSGFAKRVEQGEFGEFFIVPLQVYDDTQVRVHCDQKSVEVFLREVLNSFAKFAPTHLNLIIKHHPMDRGFIDYKIVIYEFLEKYPQLNGRVFYIHDVPLPVFLRHGKGMVTLNSTSGLSALLHNMPVKTLGRANYDFDGLTDQQDLAAFWINPQPPNTEVFKGYRQYHLHKTHINGNFYNKVILRYPYNKS comes from the coding sequence ATGGAACATTATTTAGATGAGCTAATTAATAATAGTCAGCGTATTTTATTATTGCAAGGCCCAATAGGTTCTTTTTTTACTGATTTTGCACTTTGGCTAGAAAGTGAGAAAAAAACGGTATTCAAATTAAATTTTAATGGTGGAGATGAGTATTTTTATCCAAATAATAAAGCTAATACATTTCCTTATTATGAAAACTTAGATAGTTTTGAAGATTATTTAATTGATTTTTGTAAAAAGCATCAAATAGATAATATATTATGTTTTGGCGATAATCGTTATTACCATAAGGTAGCTAAAAATGTTTGCCAAAAATTGGATATTATTTTCTGGGCGTTTGAAGAAGGATATTTCCGCCCCGAATATATTACACTTGAAAAATGGGGTGTAAACGCATTTTCTCCTCTACAAAGAAATTCATCTTTCTTTTTGCCTTATTCGACATTACCTAAGTTAAATGAGCCTGAAAAAGTGTCTAAAGGTTTTAAAAAGATGGCAAGCAAAGCAATATTCTATTATTGGAATGCCTATAAAAAGCGAAAAATTTACTCTAAATATCAACATCACCGTTTTATCAATATAGGATATTACGTTAATTTGTGGACAAGATCGGCTATTAAGAGACTTCGTTACTGGGTACATGATAGTGGTTTTGCAAAGCGGGTTGAGCAAGGCGAGTTCGGTGAATTTTTCATCGTGCCATTACAGGTTTATGATGATACTCAAGTGAGAGTACATTGTGACCAAAAAAGCGTTGAGGTTTTTTTAAGAGAAGTATTAAATTCCTTTGCTAAGTTCGCACCAACACATTTGAATTTAATTATTAAACATCACCCAATGGATAGAGGGTTTATAGATTATAAAATAGTGATTTATGAATTCTTGGAAAAATATCCTCAATTAAACGGCAGAGTTTTTTATATTCACGATGTTCCTTTACCGGTATTTTTACGACATGGAAAAGGTATGGTGACATTGAATTCAACAAGTGGCCTTTCCGCATTGTTACACAATATGCCGGTGAAAACCTTAGGTAGAGCTAACTATGATTTTGATGGCTTAACAGATCAACAAGACTTAGCTGCTTTTTGGATCAATCCACAACCACCAAATACTGAGGTTTTTAAAGGATATAGGCAATATCATTTACATAAAACACACATTAACGGTAATTTTTATAATAAAGTGATTCTTCGATATCCTTACAATAAATCATAA
- a CDS encoding Capsule polysaccharide biosynthesis protein, with protein sequence MYHSFIFSQGIFKIPFLQSFLPESILIQKSYFTVKFISKTKVDQIIGWGLRPSTVKARDYAKKHHIPYVALEDGFLRSLGLGVKGYPPFSLVYDDIGIYYDTTRPSRLEKFLLEQPLQDQEQIKLAEKALYQILTYQLSKYNHALDFSEIPSAKEKIVLVIDQTFGDMAVKYGQASEVDFNKMLEAAIRENPGAQIWVKTHPDVLSGKKKGYLTDLSQYAERVRIITEDVNPASLIKWCEKVYCVTSQMGFEALLLGKKVITFGVPWFAGWGVTDDRNEAVQLLVQQNRRKDRSLLQLFYAAYFDYSRYINPNTGEKGSIFDVIDYLYKAKRLNQRLSGNLYCIGMSLWKQAVIKPFFNLPQCRLHFVRSLNSLKKRPLADNAKILVWSNGKADVLQFAQQNNIPLLRMEDGFIRSVGLGANLVAPLSLVVDDLGIYFNAENTSRLEQILLSAEHFSETDLSYAETLRQKLVVSHIGKYNVGGGDVKFNAQGKKIILVPGQVEDDASIKSGSPQIKKNADLLRKVRELNPDAYIIYKPHPDVVSGNRVGQIVTKETLQFADQIIDNANILDCILKVDEVHTMTSLAGFEALLRGKKVYCYGLPFYAGWGLTEDLLKLERRGKSLTLPQLIAATLIYYPLYVDPIQGRFIDANQAINLLEKQKNNLVNQEIKRSWVSKQYGKLQHLYRAFKYTSNTK encoded by the coding sequence ATGTATCATTCTTTTATCTTTTCTCAAGGGATTTTTAAAATCCCTTTTTTGCAGAGTTTTTTACCTGAAAGCATTCTAATCCAAAAATCTTATTTTACTGTTAAGTTTATTTCTAAAACTAAAGTAGATCAAATCATCGGCTGGGGGCTTCGCCCTTCAACGGTAAAAGCAAGGGATTATGCAAAAAAACACCACATTCCCTATGTCGCATTAGAGGACGGCTTTTTACGCTCATTAGGATTAGGTGTAAAAGGCTATCCGCCTTTTTCTTTAGTGTATGACGATATTGGGATTTATTACGATACTACTCGTCCTTCCCGTTTAGAAAAATTCCTGCTTGAACAACCTTTGCAGGATCAAGAGCAAATTAAGCTTGCAGAGAAAGCTTTGTACCAAATCTTAACTTATCAGCTTTCTAAATATAATCACGCATTAGATTTTAGTGAAATCCCCTCTGCCAAAGAAAAAATTGTGTTAGTTATTGACCAAACCTTTGGAGATATGGCGGTGAAATATGGTCAGGCAAGTGAAGTTGATTTCAATAAAATGTTGGAAGCGGCAATCCGTGAAAATCCAGGGGCTCAAATTTGGGTAAAAACCCACCCTGATGTATTAAGTGGCAAGAAAAAAGGCTACTTGACCGATTTGTCACAATATGCTGAGAGAGTCCGTATTATCACCGAAGATGTGAATCCTGCAAGTTTGATTAAATGGTGTGAGAAAGTCTATTGCGTAACTTCGCAAATGGGGTTTGAAGCGTTACTCTTAGGCAAAAAAGTGATTACCTTTGGTGTGCCTTGGTTTGCCGGTTGGGGGGTAACAGATGATCGTAACGAAGCTGTTCAACTATTAGTTCAACAAAATAGACGGAAAGATCGTTCATTACTGCAACTTTTTTATGCGGCGTATTTTGATTACAGCCGTTATATTAATCCGAATACCGGTGAGAAAGGCTCTATTTTTGATGTCATCGATTATCTATATAAAGCCAAAAGATTAAATCAGCGCTTAAGTGGGAATCTATACTGTATTGGTATGTCGCTATGGAAACAGGCGGTAATTAAGCCGTTTTTTAATTTGCCACAATGTCGATTACATTTTGTTCGTTCGCTAAATTCTTTAAAAAAACGACCGCTTGCAGATAATGCAAAAATTTTAGTTTGGAGCAATGGTAAAGCGGATGTCTTGCAATTTGCACAGCAGAATAATATTCCATTGTTAAGAATGGAAGATGGATTCATTCGCTCTGTCGGACTAGGCGCTAATTTAGTTGCACCGCTTTCTTTAGTAGTCGATGATTTAGGCATTTATTTTAATGCAGAGAACACTTCACGATTAGAACAAATTTTATTGAGTGCAGAGCATTTTTCTGAAACTGATTTGTCTTATGCTGAAACATTAAGGCAGAAATTAGTGGTTAGCCATATTGGAAAATATAATGTGGGCGGTGGCGATGTAAAATTTAATGCTCAAGGTAAAAAAATAATTCTTGTACCGGGGCAGGTAGAAGATGACGCTTCGATCAAATCAGGCTCTCCACAAATTAAGAAAAATGCGGATTTACTGAGAAAAGTCAGGGAATTGAATCCGGATGCGTATATTATTTATAAGCCTCATCCTGATGTCGTAAGTGGTAATCGGGTTGGCCAAATTGTAACGAAGGAAACACTTCAGTTTGCTGATCAAATTATAGATAACGCCAATATTTTAGATTGTATTCTTAAAGTTGATGAAGTACATACAATGACTTCTTTAGCCGGTTTTGAGGCACTATTAAGAGGTAAAAAAGTATATTGTTATGGGTTACCGTTCTATGCAGGTTGGGGATTGACGGAAGATTTATTGAAGTTGGAACGCAGGGGTAAATCTTTAACATTACCACAGTTAATTGCAGCAACATTAATATATTATCCTCTGTATGTTGATCCGATACAAGGAAGATTTATTGATGCCAATCAAGCAATAAATTTATTGGAAAAACAAAAAAATAATCTAGTGAATCAAGAAATTAAACGTTCTTGGGTAAGTAAACAGTATGGGAAGCTACAACATCTTTATCGAGCGTTTAAATATACATCTAATACTAAATAG
- the rfbD gene encoding Probable UDP-galactopyranose mutase, translating into MKTFLLVGAGFSNAVIARELAEQGYQVTVIDQRDHIAGNCYSERDSETNVMVHIYGPHIFHTDNERVWNYVNKFGEWMPFVNRVKTISQGAVYSLPINLHTINQFFGKTCSPIEAKSLIESQADLSIEDPQTFEEQAMRFVGKDLYKAFFYGYTKKQWGVEPKELPASILKRLPVRFNYDDNYFAHKFQGMPKDGYTAIVENILKHENIQIRLNTPFNSKMKTEFDHIFWSGPLDAYFDFELGRLGYRTLDFEVFRTEGDYQGNAVINYGDEEVPYTRISEHKHFAPWEQHKKTICYKEYSRFCEEKDIPYYPIRLVKDKALLSQYVEKANDETQVTFVGRLGTYRYLDMDVTIKEALETADKIKDSIKENKAFEPFYVNMDI; encoded by the coding sequence ATGAAAACATTTTTATTAGTTGGAGCTGGTTTTTCAAATGCAGTCATTGCGAGAGAACTAGCAGAGCAAGGTTACCAAGTTACTGTCATTGATCAACGAGATCATATAGCTGGAAATTGCTATTCTGAACGTGATTCTGAAACAAATGTAATGGTGCATATTTATGGTCCTCACATTTTCCATACTGATAATGAGCGAGTTTGGAATTACGTTAATAAGTTTGGTGAGTGGATGCCATTTGTTAATCGAGTAAAAACGATTAGCCAAGGAGCTGTTTATTCCCTTCCAATTAATTTGCACACAATTAATCAATTTTTTGGTAAAACTTGTTCTCCAATAGAGGCGAAATCCTTAATTGAGAGCCAAGCTGATTTATCTATTGAAGATCCTCAAACCTTTGAAGAGCAAGCGATGCGTTTTGTTGGTAAAGATCTGTATAAGGCTTTTTTCTATGGATATACCAAAAAACAGTGGGGTGTAGAACCAAAGGAATTACCAGCAAGTATTCTAAAACGTTTACCTGTTCGTTTTAACTATGATGATAATTATTTTGCTCATAAATTCCAAGGTATGCCAAAAGATGGATATACAGCAATCGTAGAAAACATTTTAAAACATGAAAATATTCAAATTCGTCTTAATACTCCTTTCAACTCAAAAATGAAAACTGAATTTGATCATATTTTTTGGTCTGGACCACTTGATGCTTATTTTGATTTTGAGCTTGGTCGTTTAGGTTATAGAACATTAGACTTTGAGGTATTCAGAACAGAAGGAGATTATCAGGGTAATGCAGTAATCAATTATGGAGATGAAGAAGTTCCATATACTCGAATTTCTGAGCATAAGCATTTTGCTCCTTGGGAACAACACAAAAAGACTATTTGTTATAAAGAGTATAGTCGTTTCTGTGAAGAAAAAGACATTCCTTATTACCCTATTCGTTTAGTGAAAGACAAAGCTTTATTAAGTCAATATGTAGAAAAAGCAAATGACGAAACCCAAGTAACATTTGTTGGACGCTTGGGCACTTATCGTTATTTGGATATGGATGTAACAATTAAAGAAGCTTTAGAAACAGCAGACAAAATTAAAGATTCTATTAAAGAAAATAAAGCTTTTGAACCGTTCTATGTGAATATGGATATTTAA
- the glfT1 gene encoding UDP-galactofuranosyl transferase GlfT1: MGKNISIVIVTHNSESVIGRLLERILSQSVKANNVIIVDTASTDQTVAIINNYITILKITLHVAKENIGGAGGFNIGLQEAINISSDFVITLDDDAVLESDDFIKILLNKKIEYDLDVIAPIVVDIKNRSKTAFLYNIEGIKYSDLNEIKKHKLIRDDLKLFNGSLFDCNVIKTIGYPNPIFFIRGDEVEYKKRIIKYGFKLGVITENYVCHPTSLNERYKVGNNVFYHIDNKIKNFFSIRNKFYMYRTNLKGFKRIRKIFIESINYMFFYLIHRNLDFRGCYNYLISSSFGILGIMKNDLKFLNRILL, encoded by the coding sequence ATGGGAAAAAATATATCTATTGTTATAGTAACCCATAATTCTGAGAGTGTTATCGGTAGATTACTGGAACGTATATTATCGCAAAGTGTTAAAGCTAATAATGTTATAATAGTTGATACTGCGAGTACCGATCAAACAGTAGCAATTATTAATAACTATATTACAATTCTAAAAATTACTTTACATGTAGCCAAAGAAAATATTGGTGGAGCAGGTGGTTTTAATATAGGGTTACAAGAGGCAATAAATATCTCCAGTGATTTCGTAATTACTTTAGATGATGATGCAGTATTAGAAAGTGATGATTTTATAAAAATATTACTGAATAAGAAAATTGAGTATGATTTAGATGTTATTGCTCCTATTGTTGTTGACATTAAAAACCGGAGTAAAACAGCATTTCTTTATAATATAGAAGGAATAAAATATAGTGATTTAAATGAGATCAAAAAACATAAACTCATTAGAGATGACCTGAAATTATTTAATGGTTCATTATTTGATTGTAACGTAATCAAGACTATTGGTTATCCCAACCCTATATTTTTTATTCGAGGTGATGAAGTTGAATATAAGAAAAGAATTATTAAGTATGGGTTTAAATTAGGAGTAATAACAGAAAATTATGTATGTCATCCAACATCTTTAAATGAAAGATATAAAGTTGGTAATAACGTGTTTTATCATATAGATAATAAAATTAAGAATTTCTTTTCTATTAGAAATAAATTCTATATGTATAGAACAAATCTTAAAGGTTTTAAAAGAATAAGAAAAATTTTTATAGAATCCATAAATTATATGTTTTTTTATCTAATTCATAGAAATTTGGATTTTAGAGGATGTTACAATTACTTAATATCTTCTTCCTTTGGGATATTAGGTATAATGAAAAATGATTTAAAATTTTTGAATAGGATTCTATTGTAA
- the glfT2 gene encoding UDP-galactofuranosyl transferase GlfT2 yields MFSIQSLQFPRSNLEKVKKLYLNLLYGRYDLLNSSLILHPNSKVSFNSYLNSFYESYWKQYTTLSSVILSVKFKGDCVVSIYRDSPMNGCYLLLDSHLISSEMKTIELNLSLDDLIPDTGRIFIDIDSRNTNTEIESIEFCIPDTIEKKLSIGLCTFNKEDFLCQNLESLLDLSKKLPNLSKIIIVNQGNLFSNKKLVKLIESNPTLIQVYKQDNLGGAGGFTRTLYEASQNEISDLHLLMDDDIILDANVIKTAFCFASLSKKEIAVGGQMLDLLRPNFMHEYGGKLDDNGNIKAIFHNLDVADMANFHLFNKVTKIDYNAWWFCMIPTKKIAEINLPAPIFIRGDDLEYGLRLKNSGVETVGLPGVALWHEPFYAKIGGWQTYYDFRNRMILTSSYEQLKSENVNKLFLKIYNLLLCHDYQSVKLILEAINDFAKGTALFDVPSNEIHKKVSDIAKKFAPVSLESTVFNPTSNNELKPKWISTERRINFAKQTMLLYMNDFSKHKAKHLWDRDVAPQNVSCKPYIKTNGIQSYLYLYSPDKETFRQLLSEILKARKTYINAIKENNWSKISEYKEFSFWKTIFS; encoded by the coding sequence ATGTTTTCTATTCAATCTTTACAATTTCCTAGATCTAATTTAGAAAAGGTTAAAAAATTATATTTAAATCTTCTATATGGTCGTTATGATTTGCTCAATTCTTCTTTGATTTTACATCCTAACTCAAAAGTATCTTTTAATAGTTACTTAAATTCTTTTTATGAAAGTTATTGGAAGCAATATACTACTCTTTCATCTGTTATCCTATCTGTAAAATTTAAAGGCGATTGTGTTGTATCTATTTATAGAGATAGCCCTATGAATGGATGCTACCTACTATTAGACTCGCATTTGATTTCATCTGAAATGAAAACAATAGAGTTGAATTTATCTTTGGATGATTTAATTCCTGATACTGGTCGCATCTTTATTGATATAGATTCTAGAAATACTAATACTGAAATTGAATCTATTGAATTTTGTATTCCTGATACTATTGAGAAAAAATTAAGTATTGGATTATGTACTTTTAATAAGGAAGATTTCTTGTGTCAGAATTTAGAGTCATTATTAGATCTTTCTAAAAAGCTTCCAAACTTAAGTAAGATTATTATTGTTAACCAAGGAAATCTATTTTCCAATAAGAAGCTAGTTAAATTAATAGAGTCTAATCCAACCCTAATTCAAGTCTATAAACAAGATAATTTAGGTGGAGCAGGAGGATTTACTAGAACATTGTATGAAGCCTCTCAAAATGAGATATCTGATCTCCATTTGTTAATGGACGATGACATCATACTTGATGCAAATGTCATCAAAACAGCATTTTGTTTTGCAAGTCTATCTAAAAAAGAAATCGCAGTCGGTGGACAAATGTTAGACCTATTAAGACCTAACTTTATGCACGAATATGGTGGAAAATTAGATGATAATGGCAATATAAAAGCAATTTTTCATAATTTAGATGTTGCTGATATGGCGAATTTTCATCTATTCAATAAAGTAACAAAGATTGATTATAATGCTTGGTGGTTCTGTATGATTCCTACTAAGAAAATAGCAGAAATTAATCTTCCAGCTCCAATTTTTATTCGTGGTGATGACTTAGAGTATGGATTGCGATTAAAAAATAGTGGTGTAGAAACTGTCGGTTTGCCTGGAGTTGCTTTATGGCACGAACCATTCTATGCCAAAATAGGGGGCTGGCAAACTTATTATGATTTTAGAAATAGAATGATTTTAACAAGTAGCTATGAGCAATTAAAAAGTGAAAATGTGAATAAATTATTCTTAAAAATTTATAATCTTTTATTATGCCATGATTATCAGTCTGTTAAATTAATTTTAGAGGCTATTAATGATTTTGCTAAAGGAACTGCATTATTTGATGTTCCATCGAATGAAATTCATAAAAAGGTTAGTGATATAGCCAAAAAATTTGCTCCAGTAAGTTTAGAAAGCACAGTATTTAATCCAACTAGTAACAATGAATTAAAGCCAAAATGGATTTCGACAGAGCGGAGAATTAATTTCGCCAAACAGACAATGTTACTCTATATGAATGATTTTTCTAAACATAAAGCTAAACATTTATGGGATAGAGATGTTGCTCCTCAAAATGTTTCCTGCAAACCTTATATTAAGACTAATGGAATCCAAAGCTATTTATACCTATATTCACCTGATAAGGAAACTTTCCGTCAATTACTTTCAGAAATATTAAAGGCAAGAAAAACTTATATTAATGCAATTAAAGAAAATAATTGGAGTAAAATCAGCGAATATAAGGAATTTAGTTTCTGGAAGACTATATTTTCATAA
- a CDS encoding polysaccharide export protein Wza translates to MHMNINKITSILVMITLLSACSSLPTSGPSYSEVLSSNENTSETQLPEVNLIKLDNITVQNLYQAQQSQRFSGFDGTMGVGGYAGTVNVGDVLEISIWEAPPAVLFGGTFSAEGQGNGHLTQLPQQMVNKNGTVTVPFIGNIKVAGKTPEAIQNQIVGTLSRKANQPQALVRIANNLSSDVTVIRQGNSIRMPLSANNERILDAVAAVGGTSENIEDVTVRLTRGNKVRSMAFETLIADPSQNITLRSGDVVALMNTPYSFTGLGAVGNNQQMRFSSKGITLAEAIGKMGGLIDERSDPRGVFVFRHIPFTQLDYNDQSLWREKGYTEGMDVPTVYQVNLLEPQSMFLLQRFPIQDKDIVYVSNAPLSEFQKFLRMIFSITSPITGTANTIRTF, encoded by the coding sequence ATGCATATGAATATTAACAAAATAACCTCTATTTTAGTAATGATAACCTTACTTTCTGCTTGTTCTAGCTTACCTACCTCGGGTCCAAGTTATAGTGAAGTCTTATCAAGTAATGAAAATACATCTGAAACACAGTTGCCTGAAGTCAATTTAATCAAGTTAGATAACATCACCGTACAAAACTTATACCAAGCTCAACAATCTCAACGTTTTTCCGGCTTTGATGGAACAATGGGTGTAGGAGGTTATGCCGGAACAGTGAATGTCGGTGATGTGTTGGAAATATCAATTTGGGAAGCTCCACCTGCCGTGCTATTTGGTGGAACATTTAGTGCTGAAGGGCAAGGTAACGGGCATTTAACCCAATTACCACAGCAAATGGTAAATAAAAACGGAACAGTTACAGTGCCTTTTATCGGTAACATTAAAGTGGCAGGGAAAACACCTGAAGCAATTCAGAACCAAATTGTCGGAACATTGAGCCGTAAAGCCAATCAGCCTCAAGCATTAGTTCGTATTGCGAATAACTTATCGTCTGATGTTACGGTTATCCGCCAAGGAAATAGCATTCGTATGCCATTAAGTGCCAATAATGAGCGTATTTTAGATGCAGTTGCGGCAGTAGGCGGTACAAGCGAAAATATTGAAGATGTAACAGTTCGTTTAACACGTGGAAATAAAGTGCGTTCAATGGCGTTCGAAACATTAATTGCCGACCCCTCACAAAATATTACATTACGTTCAGGTGATGTTGTAGCCTTAATGAATACCCCTTATAGCTTTACCGGATTAGGTGCTGTAGGTAATAATCAACAAATGCGTTTTTCAAGTAAGGGGATAACGCTTGCCGAAGCTATTGGTAAAATGGGGGGATTAATTGATGAACGTTCAGACCCTCGAGGTGTTTTTGTATTCCGCCATATTCCATTTACGCAATTAGATTATAACGATCAATCTTTATGGCGTGAAAAAGGTTATACAGAAGGAATGGATGTGCCAACCGTTTATCAGGTGAATTTATTAGAACCACAATCAATGTTTTTATTACAGCGTTTCCCAATTCAGGATAAAGATATTGTTTATGTATCAAATGCACCTTTGTCTGAATTCCAAAAATTCTTAAGAATGATTTTTTCGATTACATCACCTATTACAGGTACAGCAAATACGATCAGAACTTTTTAA
- a CDS encoding Vi polysaccharide export inner membrane protein VexD: MSKKKKSFLANPLLWLTVIIPTACASIYYTLFASDIYISESSFVVRSPRNQSSLTGVGAILQNSGFARSQDDTYSVQEYMRSRTALEQLETELPVKSFYSTQGDILSRFNGLGLNDSQEAFYRYFRERLNIDVDAISGIATLRVRAFNAEEGQQINENLLRQGEDLINRLNERARKDTVEFAEHSVQEAEKNVGDTALALSQYRTKNKIYDLPAQSGVQLSLISTLKSELIRVETQLAQLQSITPDNPQVAALQTRQKSLRKEIDEQSKQLSGGSTSVATQTAEYQRLVLANELAQQQLAAAMTSLQNTRSEADRQQLYLEVIGKPSKPDWALEPYRIYNIISTFFIGLILFGVLSLLIASIREHKN; encoded by the coding sequence ATGTCAAAAAAGAAAAAAAGTTTTTTAGCCAATCCATTACTTTGGCTAACAGTAATTATTCCAACAGCTTGTGCGAGTATCTATTACACGTTATTTGCTTCTGATATTTATATTTCAGAATCAAGTTTTGTTGTGCGTTCTCCTCGTAATCAATCTAGCTTAACCGGTGTGGGGGCAATATTACAAAACTCAGGCTTTGCCCGTTCACAAGATGATACTTATTCTGTACAGGAATATATGCGTTCGCGTACAGCTTTGGAGCAGCTTGAAACAGAATTACCTGTAAAAAGCTTTTATAGCACACAAGGTGATATTCTAAGCCGTTTTAATGGCTTGGGTTTAAATGATTCGCAAGAGGCATTTTATCGTTATTTTAGAGAGCGTCTTAATATTGATGTTGATGCAATTTCCGGTATTGCTACTTTACGTGTGAGAGCCTTTAATGCTGAAGAAGGGCAACAAATTAATGAAAATCTTCTCAGACAAGGTGAAGATCTGATTAATCGTCTGAACGAGCGAGCCAGAAAGGATACTGTTGAGTTTGCCGAGCATTCAGTTCAAGAAGCTGAAAAAAATGTAGGTGATACAGCTCTCGCATTAAGCCAGTACCGTACAAAAAATAAAATTTATGACTTACCTGCTCAGTCAGGTGTTCAACTTTCGTTAATTTCAACTTTAAAAAGTGAATTAATTCGTGTTGAAACTCAGTTAGCACAACTGCAATCTATTACGCCGGATAATCCTCAGGTAGCCGCACTACAAACAAGACAAAAGAGCTTAAGAAAAGAAATTGATGAGCAATCAAAACAGCTTTCGGGTGGAAGTACATCTGTTGCTACGCAAACCGCTGAATATCAACGTTTAGTATTGGCAAATGAGCTTGCTCAGCAACAACTTGCAGCCGCAATGACTTCATTACAAAATACGCGTAGTGAAGCTGATCGCCAGCAGCTTTATTTAGAGGTGATTGGTAAACCAAGCAAGCCGGATTGGGCATTGGAACCCTACAGAATTTATAATATTATATCAACTTTTTTTATCGGCTTAATTCTATTTGGAGTATTAAGTTTGTTAATAGCAAGTATCAGAGAGCATAAAAACTAA
- the kpsM gene encoding Polysialic acid transport protein kpsM, translated as MRYGDNTTFKRSCVIQKRVIHALLMRELITRYGRKNIGFLWLFVEPLLLTLLIALLWTYSKADQFSTLNIIAFMITGYPITMMWRNASNRAKGAIEANISLLYHRNVRVLDTIFSRVLLEIAGATVAQIFIIIAFIILDWIEPPNDVFYMLVAWILMAFFAFGLGLIICAITYYVEAFGKIWGILSFVLFPLSGAMFFVHNLPPKVQEIALWFPMIHGTEMFRNGYFGETVITYENISFIIVSDIIFIFLGLLLVRNFSKGIEPR; from the coding sequence ATGAGATATGGTGATAATACAACCTTTAAACGTTCCTGTGTGATTCAAAAACGGGTGATTCACGCTCTTTTAATGAGGGAGTTAATTACTCGTTATGGGCGTAAAAATATTGGTTTTTTGTGGCTTTTTGTTGAACCTCTACTATTAACTTTACTTATTGCATTATTATGGACATATAGCAAAGCCGATCAATTTTCTACTCTAAATATAATTGCTTTTATGATTACGGGATACCCTATTACTATGATGTGGAGAAATGCATCTAATCGAGCCAAAGGAGCTATTGAGGCAAATATTAGTCTTCTGTATCATCGAAATGTAAGAGTATTAGATACTATTTTTTCTCGTGTTTTACTGGAGATAGCAGGTGCAACAGTCGCACAAATTTTCATAATAATAGCATTTATTATCCTAGATTGGATTGAGCCTCCTAACGATGTTTTCTATATGCTAGTAGCTTGGATATTAATGGCATTTTTTGCCTTTGGATTAGGATTGATTATTTGTGCTATTACATATTATGTCGAAGCTTTCGGTAAAATATGGGGAATTTTGAGTTTTGTGTTGTTTCCTCTATCTGGTGCAATGTTTTTTGTCCATAATCTCCCCCCTAAAGTACAAGAAATAGCTCTTTGGTTTCCTATGATTCATGGTACAGAAATGTTCCGTAACGGTTATTTTGGAGAAACAGTAATCACTTATGAAAATATTAGCTTTATTATTGTTAGTGATATTATTTTTATTTTCTTGGGATTATTACTAGTGAGGAATTTTAGTAAAGGAATTGAACCAAGATGA